In one window of Posidoniimonas corsicana DNA:
- a CDS encoding BON domain-containing protein, with the protein MSIEQQVEQTATDALNHSSHLFSRSVSCRFHGGVLRLDGRVPTFYLKQMAQSLLGGIDGVRRIENALVVVNPNGVSSEPAYS; encoded by the coding sequence ATGTCGATCGAACAGCAAGTAGAACAGACGGCCACCGACGCGTTGAACCACAGCTCGCACCTGTTCAGCAGGTCGGTCTCGTGCCGTTTCCACGGCGGCGTGCTGCGTCTCGACGGGCGGGTCCCGACGTTCTACTTGAAGCAGATGGCGCAGTCACTCCTCGGCGGCATCGACGGCGTCCGCCGCATCGAGAACGCGCTGGTGGTCGTCAACCCGAACGGCGTCAGCAGCGAGCCGGCCTACTCGTAG
- a CDS encoding 4a-hydroxytetrahydrobiopterin dehydratase gives MPVQSCETLAKKKCLPCEGGVDPINPDEAAEQLQEHPGWRLTHDGKRIRKDWVVKNFMAGMKFFEACAEVAEADGHHPDLHLEGYRNVSVELWTHAIGGLSENDFILAAKIDQLPIDLK, from the coding sequence ATGCCCGTTCAGTCGTGCGAGACGCTCGCCAAAAAGAAGTGCCTGCCCTGCGAGGGCGGCGTGGACCCCATCAACCCGGACGAGGCGGCCGAGCAGCTGCAGGAGCACCCGGGCTGGCGGCTGACCCATGACGGGAAGCGGATCCGCAAGGATTGGGTGGTGAAGAACTTCATGGCCGGCATGAAGTTCTTCGAGGCCTGCGCCGAGGTGGCCGAGGCCGACGGGCACCACCCGGACCTCCACCTCGAGGGCTACCGCAACGTGTCGGTCGAGCTGTGGACTCACGCCATTGGCGGCCTGTCGGAGAACGACTTCATACTGGCCGCGAAGATCGATCAGCTGCCGATCGACCTGAAGTAG
- a CDS encoding oxidoreductase, with the protein MDVQEPFPAMVVRETADGAASRIEELTLGDLPEGGVVIRVEYSSLNYKDALASQGHPGVVRSLPHVPGIDCAGEVVSSDAAEFRPGEKVLVTGYDLGSGAWGGYSQYVRVPAEWVVAMPDGLTPRLAMVYGTAGFTAAQCVQALVRGGVEPADGPVVVSGATGGVGTLAVAILAKLGYEVTAVSGKPDRHDSLLRLGAAEVAGRELLSGDDRPLLKSRWAGAVDTVGGAPLATLVRSLNHRGCVAACGLTAGEQLPLTVYPFILRGVTLAGIDSAKCPRAPRMEVWRLLSGDWRVDLPDELVSETDLAGLPEQISAMLAGDHFGRTLVVPSC; encoded by the coding sequence ATGGATGTTCAGGAACCCTTCCCGGCGATGGTCGTCAGAGAGACCGCTGACGGGGCGGCCAGCCGGATCGAAGAGCTAACGCTTGGCGACCTCCCAGAAGGGGGGGTCGTCATCCGGGTCGAGTACTCATCGCTCAACTACAAGGACGCCCTGGCGTCGCAGGGGCATCCGGGCGTGGTCCGCAGCCTGCCGCACGTGCCGGGCATCGATTGCGCTGGCGAGGTCGTATCGAGCGACGCGGCCGAGTTCCGTCCCGGCGAGAAGGTGCTGGTGACCGGCTACGACCTCGGCAGCGGCGCCTGGGGAGGCTACAGCCAGTACGTGCGCGTGCCGGCGGAATGGGTGGTCGCGATGCCCGATGGGCTGACCCCGCGGCTGGCGATGGTCTACGGCACGGCCGGATTCACGGCCGCTCAGTGCGTGCAGGCCCTGGTCCGCGGCGGCGTCGAACCGGCGGACGGGCCGGTCGTGGTCAGCGGGGCGACCGGCGGCGTCGGCACGCTGGCGGTCGCGATCCTCGCCAAGCTGGGGTACGAGGTGACCGCGGTGTCGGGCAAGCCGGACCGGCACGACAGCCTCCTCCGCCTGGGTGCCGCGGAGGTCGCGGGCCGCGAGCTGCTGTCGGGCGATGACCGGCCGCTGTTGAAATCGCGCTGGGCCGGCGCGGTCGACACCGTGGGGGGCGCCCCGCTCGCCACGCTGGTCCGCTCGCTCAACCACCGCGGCTGCGTGGCCGCCTGCGGCCTGACCGCCGGCGAGCAGCTCCCGCTGACGGTCTACCCGTTCATCCTGCGGGGGGTCACGCTGGCCGGCATCGACTCGGCGAAGTGCCCGCGGGCGCCGCGGATGGAGGTCTGGCGGCTGCTGTCCGGCGACTGGCGGGTCGACCTCCCCGACGAGCTGGTGTCCGAGACGGATCTCGCGGGGCTCCCTGAGCAGATCAGCGCGATGCTGGCGGGCGATCACTTTGGGCGGACGCTGGTCGTCCCCAGTTGCTAG